The following proteins come from a genomic window of Caloenas nicobarica isolate bCalNic1 chromosome 6, bCalNic1.hap1, whole genome shotgun sequence:
- the LOC135990146 gene encoding UDP-glucuronosyltransferase 1A8-like: protein MTLRLCCAWIFILLIPSLSDGGKLLVVPMDGSHWLSMKPVVEKLTERGHEVVVLAPEVSWQVKETEAYKVKTYPVSYTEEDLDNAFRDYVAAHLKGLPFPLNALALYNSSVHVFHMFFAQCKNLFSNKETLRYLNQSSFDAILTDPIFMCGATLSNYLALPFVFFMRGFPCNLHYKATQCPSPLSYTPRLFTFNSDRMTFFQRVENALVSLLELVYCNGFYKEALTFSSEVLQRDVSLLDLLNSASVWLLRYDFVFEYVRPVMPNMIFIGGINCAQRKPLSKIMVKHKYRVEMGRINLK, encoded by the exons ATGACTTTGcggctttgctgtgcctggatTTTTATCCTCCTCATTCCCAGCCTCTCAGATGGAGGGAAACTCCTGGTGGTGCCCATGGATGGAAGCCACTGGCTTAGCATGAAGCCTGTGGTTGAAAAGCTCACCGAGAGAGGACATGAAGTGGTGGTGCTTGCACCAGAAGTAAGCTGGCAGGTAAAAGAGACAGAGGCATACAAGGTGAAAACATACCCAGTGTCTTACACAGAGGAAGACCTGGATAATGCCTTTCGTGACTATGTTGCTGCTCACCTGAAGGGCTTGCCTTTTCCGCTGAATGCTCTAGCACTGTACAACAGCTCCGTGCATGTTTTCCATATGTTCTTTGCTCAGTGCAAGAACCTTTTCAGCAACAAGGAGACTTTGCGGTACTTGAATCAAAGCAGTTTTGATGCTATCCTAACTGACCCTATCTTTATGTGTGGAGCAACACTTTCTAATTATCTTGCTCTTCCGTTTGTGTTCTTCATGAGAGGATTCCCTTGCAACTTACACTATAAAGCAACACAGTGCCCAAGCCCTCTGTCTTACACTCCGAGACTATTCACCTTCAACTCGGACCGCATGACTTTTTTCCAGAGAGTGGAAAATGCACTGGTTTCCCTCCTGGAGCTTGTGTACTGTAATGGTTTCTACAAAGAGGCACTAACGTTTTCCTCTGAAGTTCTTCAGAGAGACGTATCCCTGCTAGACCTGTTGAACTCTGCTTCTGTTTGGCTTCTGAGATATGACTTTGTGTTTGAGTATGTCAGACCAGTGATGCCCAATATGATCTTTATTGGAGGTATAAACTGTGCTCAGAGGAAGCCACTGTCTAAG ATCATGGTGAAACATAAATATCGTGTTGAAATGGGAAGAATTAACCTGAAATAG
- the LOC135990147 gene encoding LOW QUALITY PROTEIN: UDP-glucuronosyltransferase 1A1-like (The sequence of the model RefSeq protein was modified relative to this genomic sequence to represent the inferred CDS: inserted 1 base in 1 codon), which yields MYKGTLEITKLFFINCESLLHNEDMMQYLRESKFEVVFTDPVLMCGPIIAEYLSVPSVYFFGXFPCSMDSEATQCPNLPSYVPKLLLDHSDWMTFAQRVKNMLVHLLEFLYCKPIFFAVEELAYEILQRKVTATDLLCHGSVWLMRFDFVFEFRRPVMPNMVFIGGINSDQKKKLSQRNYLNIRISSRDETC from the exons ATGTATAAAGGCACGTTAGAAattactaaattatttttcatcaacTGTGAGAGCCTTTTGCACAATGAAGACATGATGCAATATTTGAGAGAGAGCAAATTTGAAGTGGTTTTCACGGATCCAGTTCTGATGTGCGGACCAATAATTGCTGAGTATCTTTCAGTTCCTTCTGTCTACTTCTTCG GATTTCCTTGCAGTATGGATTCTGAAGCTACCCAGTGTCCAAACCTTCCTTCTTATGTCCCCAAACTCCTCCTAGATCATTCAGATTGGATGACATTTGCTCAACGGGTGAAGAACATGCTAGTCCATTTGCTGGAGTTCCTTTACTGTAAGCCTATATTCTTTGCAGTTGAAGAACTTGCATATGAAATACTACAAAGGAAAGTGACAGCTACAGACCTTCTATGCCATGGATCTGTTTGGCTAATGAGATTTGATTTTGTGTTTGAGTTCCGGAGACCAGTGATGCCAAACATGGTTTTTATTGGAGGGATAAACAGTGATCAGAAGAAAAAACTCTCTCAG